A genomic region of Fusarium falciforme chromosome 4, complete sequence contains the following coding sequences:
- a CDS encoding Zn(2)-C6 fungal-type domain-containing protein, whose protein sequence is MSQWAEGKRPLVNGTSVSSPGGYMIRTQLGPLWTSLVLQARTMIQDLPCHMPLPEEETSEPFTSLQQARKALDILLAYVVPDSVSRKLERSLRYSKSLNLERRLEEWLQNFEAFLSTQDVEEQESPRVTIMKLWHHTARMIFIASFSHDELYFDSFVEDFTNIVNKAGELLSSMATTQFSVDIGTVPLLYYVALKCRHPLVRRRAVSILTAAPRREAVWDSIGASLVAEEVIRVEEEGLGQVCTQFDIPSSSRVCDMNIVTDVEHRRIWIKTLKQGSCSWSEEKVLTW, encoded by the coding sequence ATGTCGCAATGGGCAGAAGGCAAGCGACCTCTCGTCAATGGGACATCGGTATCATCCCCGGGCGGATATATGATTCGAACACAACTTGGACCTCTCTGGACAAGCTTGGTGCTTCAGGCCCGAACCATGATACAGGATTTACCGTGTCACATGCCTTTACCGGAAGAGGAGACCTCGGAGCCTTTTACAAGTCTTCAACAAGCCAGAAAGGCCCTCGATATTCTACTAGCTTACGTCGTTCCGGATTCAGTGTCCCGCAAGCTGGAACGATCACTACGCTATTCCAAGTCCTTGAACCTGGAACGCCGTCTGGAAGAGTGGCTGCAGAATTTTGAAGCTTTCCTCTCTACCCAGGATGTGGAGGAGCAAGAGAGTCCAAGAGTCACGATAATGAAGCTCTGGCATCACACTGCGCGCATGATTTTTATTGCCAGCTTCTCTCATGATGAGCTTTACTTTGACTCGTTTGTGGAGGATTTTACGAATATTGTGAACAAGGCGGGAGAACTTCTATCGTCAATGGCAACAACACAGTTCTCAGTCGACATTGGAACTGTTCCGCTCTTATACTATGTGGCACTCAAATGCCGTCATCCGCTCGTTCGTCGTCGCGCAGTCTCGATATTGACAGCGGCTCCAAGACGAGAGGCTGTTTGGGATAGTATAGGTGCTTCTCTTGTGGCTGAGGAGGTGATTcgtgtggaggaggaggggttgGGGCAAGTTTGCACTCAGTTTGACATCCCAAGTTCATCTCGAGTCTGCGACATGAATATCGTCACTGATGTAGAGCACCGGAGAATATGGATCAAGACTCTGAAGCAAGGTTCTTGTAGTTGGAGCGAGGAGAAGGTTTTGACATGGTAA
- a CDS encoding DUF3533 domain-containing protein — MSYLYGVLFKSSSRARALKVLAVDYDGAEIGKSLSLAYQALEAKTFPTLEYRSISEYPNPVLLQEAVCKGGYWGAIYAHADASTRLMDAIQRKNITDYDPRKTISYIFNGIYYPVITSSVIDPSMRALVSAASRIYYRVANEARSAVNLSDPISSNVFLNPIEASSIDLMPTSQGSRVLFNTVSMVMPILMQFFFSMAMNGIFTETGVFTELSKRDIYVLRLIISKVYTLLCAVGMSGYIWAFREDWGASRGQFFETWMCLWFYMEVSYLVVDSILDVVVPTKFFAFFFLTWIILNVASTIWPFELSAGFYREIVTDEHKENSQ, encoded by the exons ATGTCCTACCTCTACGGCGTCCTCTTTAAATCCAGCTCCCGAGCTCGGGCGTTGAAAGTGCTGGCGGTTGACTATGACGGTGCTGAAATTGGAAAATCATTGTCACTCGCATATCAAGCGCTTGAAGCCAAAACGTTTCCCACTCTTGAATACCGGTCGATATCCGAGTATCCCAATCCAGTTTTACTGCAAGAAGCTGTTTGCAAAGGTGGTTACTGGGGAGCTATCTACGCCCACGCCGACGCGTCTACTCGTCTTATGGACGCCATTCAGAGGAAAAACATAACTGATTATGACCCGAGAAAAACAATTTCTTACATATTCAACGGCATCTACTATCCGGTCATTACTTCGTCTGTCATCGATCCCAGTATGAGGGCCCTTGTCAGCGCAGCCTCTCGGATCTACTATCGTGTTGCCAATGAGGCACGTTCAGCCGTCAACCTCAGCGACCCTATTTCTTCCAACGTATTTCTCAACCCGATTGAAGCTTCTTCCATCGACCTTATGCCTACGAGCCAAGGATCCCGCGTTCTGTTCAACACCGTCTCGATGGTTATGCCGATCCTGATGCAATTCTTCTTTTCCATGGCCATGAACGGCATCTTTACTGAGACTGGCGTATTCACCGAGCTTTCGAAGCGCGACATCTACGTTCTTCGGTTGATTATCAGCAAAGTGTACACTCTGCTGTGTGCAGTTGGTATGTCTGGTTACATCTGGGCATTCCGCGAAGACTGGGGCGCTTCTCGAGGCCAGTTCTTTGAGACCTGGATGTGTCTTTGGTTTTACATGGAGGTCAGCTACCTCGTCGTGGATTCAATACTTGATGTGGTGGTTCCCACCAAATTCTTTGCCTTCTTTTTCCTCACCTGGATTATCCTCAACGTCGCCAGCACAATCTGGCCTTTTGAACTCTCAGCAGGCTTCTATC GAGAGATAGTCACGGATGAGCACAAGGAGAATAGTCAGTAA
- a CDS encoding 2-dehydropantoate 2-reductase — MARILLLGVGSIGSVYALIFTRAGAEVVCVCRSNFEAAKTSGLRIESVIFGDQTINPAIVSSVDEAVRLSEQPFDFVAICTKSFPGAQQQTVKSLAPALQDSTTAVVLFQNGIGVEIDYQKGYPANPIISGVVYMPTTRTSAVSVKHSEGERLYLGSFPSTASQDHVHRLSSVLRAGGATVHLPEDVQGERWKKIVANGAWNSIDALSRCRDIQFLQAAPLASHVVLEIMREICTVAAACGYAQAANEETIKFQMSRTHARQYPGVEPSMMSDMHGGRPMEVEAILGGILAFARERSVSVPRLETLYVLLAGLNDSLRKNER; from the coding sequence ATGGCAcgcatccttcttctcggggTGGGCAGCATCGGCAGTGTCTACGCCCTCATCTTCACTCGCGCCGGTGCCGAAGTCGTCTGTGTCTGCCGCTCCAACTTTGAGGCAGCCAAGACGTCCGGCCTTCGGATCGAATCCGTCATCTTCGGCGACCAAACCATCAACCCCGCGATCGTGTCGTCAGTCGACGAAGCAGTTCGTCTGAGCGAGCAGCCATTCGACTTTGTAGCCATCTGCACCAAGTCATTCCCAGGCGCCCAGCAACAAACGGTCAAATCCCTTGCGCCAGCACTGCAAGATAGTACAACGGCCGTTGTGCTCTTTCAGAATGGGATCGGCGTGGAAATAGATTATCAGAAGGGGTATCCCGCCAACCCAATCATCTCGGGTGTCGTGTACATGCCGACAACGCGGACCTCAGCAGTCTCGGTCAAGCACAGCGAGGGCGAGAGATTATACTTGGGTTCATTTCCCTCGACAGCGAGCCAAGACCACGTCCACAGGCTCTCTTCAGTCCTGCGCGCCGGCGGAGCCACTGTCCATCTCCCAGAAGATGTCCAGGGGGAAAGATGGAAAAAGATAGTGGCCAACGGAGCGTGGAACTCAATCGACGCTCTCTCGCGCTGCCGCGACATTCAGTTCCTCCAAGCAGCTCCCCTCGCTTCGCATGTCGTGCTGGAGATAATGCGAGAGATCTGCACCGTCGCTGCGGCGTGTGGCTACGCTCAAGCCGCCAATGAGGAGACCATCAAATTCCAGATGAGCAGGACGCATGCTAGACAGTATCCCGGGGTAGAGCCCAGCATGATGTCCGACATGCATGGTGGACGGCCGATGGAAGTGGAGGCAATCCTGGGAGGCATCCTGGCATTCGCTCGTGAGAGGTCCGTGTCGGTTCCGAGGTTAGAAACCTTGTATGTACTCCTAGCAGGACTTAATGATAGCCTACGAAAGAATGAGAGGTAG
- a CDS encoding BZIP domain-containing protein: protein MASNESTTSIQGTSLERFYNPPGLWNDRDDWTGVTSTAQRKRLQNRLNQRAWRRRQKLNTARSRDALPACQVPSAPPGPSENTFTGSVEGLLLLVQADEACRLRVLLQQAYEEYTLNAPRLTALPLVTRINVLNALARNAAYLNIPSVGLCCVDLISPFNLSGPSLPNHSSSEFPRAL, encoded by the exons ATGGCTTCCAATGAGAGTACAACTTCAATCCAGGGAACCTCTCTCGAGCGCTTCTACAATCCGCCAGGCTTGTGGAATGATAGAGACGACTGGACGGGCGTGACGAGCACGGCACAGAGGAAGAGATTGCAGAATCGCCTGAACCAGAGGGCGTGGC GCAGAAGACAAAAGCTGAACACGGCAAGGTCTCGTGATGCCTTGCCCGCTTGCCAGGTTCCCTCCGCTCCGCCAGGCCCTAGCGAAAATACCTTCACGGGCAGCGTAGAAGGCCTTTTGCTTCTGGTCCAAGCGGATGAGGCATGTCGTCTTCGAGTCTTGCTTCAGCAAGCTTACGAGGAGTACACTCTCAATGCCCCGAGACTCACAGCCTTGCCTCTTGTGACAAGAATCAACGTCCTCAACGCACTGGCACGCAATGCTGCCTACTTGAATATTCCTTCTGTAGGCCTTTGCTGTGTCGATCTCATATCGCCATTCAATCTCTCCGGCCCCTCACTTCCAAACCACTCGTCTTCAGAGTTTCCGAGGGCCTTATAG
- a CDS encoding Aldehyde reductase, translating into MTISGIKDPAVPFGSLIVISGVSGFIGSHVADQTLAAGYRVRGTTRNVLRSAWVEDFFRSKYGLDSFELVEVPDMALEAAFDAATSNAAGFIHVANDMTGSTNPQSAIARAVDGALNAVKASAKEPNMKRFVYTSSSFAAALPRPGEAFTIKADTFYEEAVEGAWKPNPHPHTVYSASKIAAERAISEWVDNNKPSFVVNFILPNANIGPLISSSNQGYPTSARWVKALWDSDYDSLKNAPPQHYVNVQDDAKLHVIALSHPAVQRERIFAMAGPVSLNDIVHILRKLYPNKEWKNLPDEGEDLSVVEPIRRAEELLMEAYGAGFISLEESVKGNAADLGS; encoded by the exons ATGACCATCTCTGGCATCAAAGACCCCGCCGTCCCCTTCGGCAGCTTGATCGTCATTTCTGGCGTTAGCGGCTTCATCGGCTCCCATGTCGCCGACCAAACTCTTGCCGCAGGCTACAGGGTTCGCGGGACCACAAGAAATGTGCTGAGGAGTGCGTGGGTGGAAGATTTCTTCAGGAGCAAGTATGGTTTGGATAGCTTTGAGCTGGTCGAAGTGCCAGACATGGCCCTTGAGGCTGCTTTTGATGCGGCCACGTCTA ACGCCGCTGGCTTTATTCACGTCGCAAACGACATGACCGGCTCTACTAACCCCCAGTCCGCGATAGCCAGAGCAGTAGACGGTGCCCTCAACGCGGTGAAAGCGTCGGCGAAAGAGCCCAACATGAAGCGATTCGTGTACACCTCGTCCTCATTTGCAGCAGCTCTGCCCAGGCCAGGAGAGGCGTtcaccatcaaggccgaTACTTTCTACGAAGAGGCGGTCGAAGGCGCCTGGAAGCCCAATCCTCATCCGCATACCGTCTACTCTGCTAGCAAAATCGCAGCCGAACGTGCAATCTCCGAGTGGGTTGACAATAACAAGCCATCATTTGTTGTTAACTTTA TCCTTCCCAACGCCAACATTGGCCCATTGATCAGCTCTTCCAACCAAGGATATCCGACATCAGCGCGCTGGGTCAAGGCTCTTTGGGACTCAGACTATGATTCGCTAAAGAACGCTCCGCCGCAGCACTATGTCAATGTGCAGGATGATGCAAAGCTCCATGTCATCGCCTTGAGCCACCCAGCGGTGCAGCGAGAACGCATCTTTGCGATGGCCGGGCCTGTCAGCCTCAATGATATCGTCCATATTCTCCGTAAGCTGTATCCAAACAAGGAGTGGAAGAATTTGCCGGATGAGGGGGAAGATTTGAGTGTTGTTGAGCCAATTCGAAGAGCTGAAGAATTATTGATGGAGGCCTATGGGGCTGGTTTTATCAGCCTGGAAGAGAGTGTCAAGGGGAACGCTGCAGATCTAGGATCTTGA